From Candidatus Thermoplasmatota archaeon, a single genomic window includes:
- a CDS encoding glycosyltransferase family 4 protein — MKITSIGHDKVYPPIGCAHRSYYILKYLSEDFDVVLIGHSGAITKLREYTISKSFSLLEIPGMITTAIGALGYFLTKKPLFDPALAWTCRRSPSLLSRYLEHANESEILVFEGCWHFPLLSKVRNGNEKLIVYDAHNVEYILKKQVYSSILEKKLLPKIFALEKRACEESDIVLTTSKEEKESFLSLYGIDKSKIHIVPNGVSLPEKDRNVIDRTVLFIGGTYFANFEAAKFINDALAPKLPEFTFRIAGRCCIEVKKKQKNVELYGLISEEKKDRLLRTSELAINPIMHGAGVNVKMLEYMAYGMPIVTTSLGARGIEYEKEPFLISDLGQFDSAIKSLSTNPELMRELEKNARETIIKKYEWSVVTKGLSQLFRERLKEKLL; from the coding sequence ATGAAGATAACTTCTATCGGCCATGATAAAGTGTACCCTCCGATAGGATGTGCACACAGGTCGTACTATATATTAAAATATCTAAGCGAAGATTTTGATGTTGTCTTGATTGGACATAGTGGGGCAATTACGAAGCTAAGAGAGTATACTATTAGCAAGAGCTTTAGCCTACTTGAGATCCCAGGGATGATAACAACAGCAATTGGAGCTTTGGGATACTTCCTCACAAAAAAGCCTTTATTTGATCCGGCGCTAGCTTGGACGTGCAGACGTTCTCCTTCTCTACTGAGCCGCTATTTAGAGCATGCAAATGAAAGTGAAATTCTTGTTTTCGAAGGCTGCTGGCATTTTCCCCTGTTGAGTAAGGTAAGAAACGGGAATGAAAAATTAATTGTTTACGATGCCCATAATGTAGAATATATTTTAAAAAAACAGGTCTATTCTAGCATTTTAGAAAAAAAGCTCTTACCTAAAATATTTGCTTTGGAAAAGAGGGCTTGCGAAGAGAGCGATATTGTTTTAACCACGTCTAAAGAGGAGAAAGAATCTTTTCTCAGTTTATATGGGATAGATAAATCAAAAATTCACATTGTACCAAACGGAGTAAGCCTTCCAGAAAAGGATAGAAATGTTATAGACAGAACAGTTCTTTTCATCGGCGGCACTTACTTTGCAAATTTTGAAGCTGCAAAATTTATAAATGATGCATTGGCGCCAAAACTGCCTGAGTTCACATTTAGAATTGCTGGAAGATGCTGCATCGAGGTGAAGAAGAAACAAAAAAATGTTGAGCTTTATGGGTTAATCTCTGAAGAAAAGAAAGATAGGTTATTAAGAACAAGCGAGCTTGCAATCAATCCCATCATGCATGGGGCAGGTGTGAATGTGAAAATGCTTGAGTATATGGCTTACGGCATGCCGATTGTTACAACAAGCTTGGGCGCAAGAGGAATAGAGTATGAGAAAGAGCCATTTCTCATTTCAGACTTAGGACAGTTCGATAGTGCCATAAAGTCATTAAGCACAAACCCAGAACTTATGAGAGAGTTGGAAAAAAATGCAAGAGAAACAATAATTAAAAAATATGAATGGTCTGTGGTTACAAAGGGGCTATCGCAGTTATTCCGCGAGAGATTAAAGGAGAAACTATTATAA